A DNA window from Microtus ochrogaster isolate Prairie Vole_2 unplaced genomic scaffold, MicOch1.0 UNK31, whole genome shotgun sequence contains the following coding sequences:
- the Pcgf2 gene encoding polycomb group RING finger protein 2, giving the protein MHRTTRIKITELNPHLMCALCGGYFIDATTIVECLHSFCKTCIVRYLETNKYCPMCDVQVHKTRPLLSIRSDKTLQDIVYKLVPGLFKDEMKRRRDFYAAYPLTEVPNGSNEDRGEVLEQEKGALGDDEIVSLSIEFYEGVRDREEKKSLVENGDGDKEKTGVRFLRCPAAMTVMHLAKFLRNKMDVPSKYKVNACTFSEIGGPSVCLVGGHPSITWLYSWTCRNGLFLLLASSFSPQNGPLPLKYRVQPACKRLTLPTVPTPSEGTNTSGASECESVSDKAPSPATLPATSSSLPSPATPSHGSPSSHGPPATHPTSPTPPSTACGTTAATNGGTSNCLQTPSSTSRGRKMTVNGATCPP; this is encoded by the exons ATGCATCGAACCACACGGATTAAAATCACGGAGCTGAACCCCCACCTCATGTGTGCCCTCTGTGGGGGCTATTTCATCGACGCCACCACCATTGTGGAGTGCTTGCATTCCT TCTGCAAAACCTGCATCGTGCGCTACTTGGAGACCAACAAATATTGCCCCATGTGTGACGTCCAGGTTCATAAAACCCGACCACTCCTGAGCATCAG GTCGGACAAAACCCTCCAGGACATTGTCTACAAGTTGGTGCCTGGGCTTTTTAAAG ATGAGATGAAACGGCGTCGGGACTTTTATGCGGCATACCCCCTGACGGAGG TCCCTAATGGCTCCAACGAGGACCGCGGCGAGGTCCTAGAGCAGGAGAAGGGGGCTCTGGGCGATGATGAGATTGTCAGTCTTTCCATTGAGTTCTACGAAGGAGTCAG gGACCGAGAGGAGAAGAAGAGCCTCGTGGAGAATGGGGATGGGGACAAGGAGAAG ACAGGGGTGCGCTTCCTGCGATGCCCAGCAGCCATGACTGTCATGCACCTCGCAAAGTTTCTCCGCAACAAAATGGACGTGCCCAGCAAGTACAAGGTGAATGCCTGCACCTTCTCAGAAATTGGGGGTCCATCAGTGTGTCTGGTTGGTGGGCATCCATCCATCACATGGTTATATAGCTGGACCTGCAGGAACGG tcttttcttattgctggCCTCTTCCTTTTCACCACAGAATGGGCCTCTCCCCCTCAAGTACCGTGTCCAGCCAGCCTGCAAGCGGCTCACACTGCCCACAGTGCCCACTCCCTCAGAGGGTACCAACACCAGCGGGGCATCAGAGTGTGAGTCTGTCAGCGACAAGGCTCCCAGCCCTGCCACCCTTCcggccacctcctcctccttgccCAGCCCTGCGACCCCATCCCATGGCTCTCCCAGCTCCCACGGCCCCCCAGCCACCCACCCTACCTCCCCCACTCCACCTTCGACCGCCTGTGGGACCACAGCTGCTACCAACGGGGGCACTTCGAACTGCCTGCAAACGCCATCCTCCACCAGCAGGGGGCGCAAGATGACTGTTAACGGAGCTACTTGTCCCCCTTAA
- the Cisd3 gene encoding CDGSH iron-sulfur domain-containing protein 3, mitochondrial, with protein sequence MGFRRPPFSTDFIFLFPNHICLPALSKLCQKREISWLARWFPKEPAKPVVAQKTPIKLELVAGKTYRWCVCGRSKKQPFCDGSHFFQRTGLSPLKFKVQETRTVALCTCKATQRPPYCDGTHKSEQVQKAEVGSPL encoded by the exons atgGGCTTCCGGCGTCCACCCTTCtccactgattttatttttctgtttccaaatcACATCTGTCTGCCGGCCTTGTCGAAGCTGTGCCAGAAGCGGGAAATCTCTTGGCTG GCCCGATGGTTCCCCAAAGAACCAGCCAAGCCCGTGGTGGCACAGAAAACACCCATCAAGTTGGAGCTTGTTGCAGGAAAAACCTACAGGTGGTGTGTATGTGGCCGAAGCAAGAAACAA CCCTTCTGCGACGGCTCCCACTTCTTCCAGCGCACCGGCCTTTCTCCGCTCAAGTTCAAAGTCCAAGAGACTCGCACAGTGGCCCTGTGTACCTGCAAGGCCACCCAGCGTCCTCCTTACTGCGATGGTACCCACAAGAGCGAGCAGGTACAGAAAGCAGAAGTGGGCTCCCCACTCTGA